Proteins from a single region of Cupriavidus sp. MP-37:
- a CDS encoding RNA chaperone Hfq, translating into MKKKEIRPRQPSRRQLQPQQFAAYHISQTPVIVHLSNGARLHGLVLAADDFVLLLGRGLDDIQPTVVYKRAICLVTPADAPEVVGVAPETAAAPDFVPLFVPRTRKRR; encoded by the coding sequence GTGAAGAAGAAGGAAATCCGGCCCAGGCAACCCAGCCGACGGCAACTGCAGCCCCAGCAATTCGCGGCGTACCACATCAGCCAGACCCCGGTGATCGTGCACTTGTCCAACGGCGCCCGGCTGCACGGGCTGGTGCTGGCCGCCGACGATTTCGTGCTGCTGCTCGGTCGCGGGCTCGACGACATCCAGCCTACCGTGGTTTACAAGCGCGCCATCTGCCTGGTCACGCCGGCCGATGCCCCGGAGGTAGTCGGGGTCGCGCCGGAAACGGCGGCCGCGCCGGATTTCGTGCCCCTTTTTGTCCCGCGCACGCGCAAGCGCCGCTAG